From a single Nicotiana tomentosiformis chromosome 2, ASM39032v3, whole genome shotgun sequence genomic region:
- the LOC138904668 gene encoding uncharacterized protein, producing the protein MTSLSINVSLVEGLEQMPSYANFMKDLVTKKRSMNFVTIKVTHQVRAIVHSMAPKLEDAGAFTITYTIGNAEFGKALCDLGESTNLMPCSVFKTLWIGQPIPTSMRLQMTNRSIKKPLGLIADVLVLDDKFILLADIVIQDSEVDHGVVTFRVSVR; encoded by the coding sequence atgacgagtctttcaatcaatgtgTCATTGGTAGAAGgtttggaacaaatgcccagtTATGCAAATTTTATGAAAGAccttgtgacaaagaagcggtcgatgaattttgtgaccatcaaagtcactcatcaagtgagagcgattgttcattcaatggctcctaagttggaggatgccggtgctttcacgattacTTATACAATTGGAAATGCCGAGTTTggtaaagctctttgtgatcttggggaaagtaCAAATTTGATGCCCTGCTCAGTTTTCAAGACTTTGTGGATTGGACAACCAATACCCacttctatgagattgcaaatgacCAATCGTAGCATAAAAAAGCCGTTGGGTTTGATTGCAGATGTTTTGGTCCTGGATGATAAGTTCATTCTTCTGGCGGACATTGTCATTCAAGATTCTGAAGTTGATCATGGAGTTGTTACATTTCGAGTTtccgtacgttaa
- the LOC138904669 gene encoding uncharacterized protein: MVEELKKLTGKVQSVEGGKGVEGLNYEDLCIQPDVELPRGYKPPKLEMFDDSGDPKVRLRTYCDKLVVVDKNKQTRMKLSMRSLIGDALSWYINQNPKKWENWVSMASDVTDILRFNIENAPNVFYIQNLKKKPRETFREHATRCRLETVKVNPAPKEEQMNKFFIRAYNP; the protein is encoded by the coding sequence ATGgtagaggaactcaagaaacttacaggGAAAGTCCAGAGCGTTGAAGGTGGGAAAGGAGTTGAAGGTCTAAATTATGAAGATCtttgtattcagccagatgtggaactgccgaggggttacaaacctcccaagttagAAATGTTCGATGACTCTGGTGATCCAAAGGTACGTCTGAGAACATACTGCGACAAGCTTGTAGTAGTGGATAAGAATAAACAAACCCGCATGAAATTGTCCATGCGAAGCCTTATAGGAGACgccttgtcttggtatatcaaccaaaacccaaagaaatgggAGAATTGGGTAAGTATGGCATCAGACGTCACAGACATACTCAGGTTCAACATAGAAAATGCGCCAAATGTTTTctatattcaaaacctcaagaagaagccgagaGAAACCTTCCGCGAGCATGCTACTCGTTGTAGATTAGAGACCGTGAAGGTAAATCCAGCACccaaagaagaacaaatgaacaagttctttattAGAGCATACAATCCATAA